Proteins encoded within one genomic window of Patescibacteria group bacterium:
- the uvrB gene encoding excinuclease ABC subunit UvrB, with protein sequence MAKFKLKSEYKPAGDQPRAIAELVEGLSGGLAHQTLLGVTGSGKTFTVANVIEAVQKPTLVIAHNKTLAAQLAQEYRDFFPDNAVHYFVSYYDFYQPEAYLPVSDTYIEKDAQINEEIDRLRHASTQALLTRKDVIIVASVSCIYGLGSPEEYEKENLKLSIGDKINRTELLHRLVSIFFERTIADLSPGDFRGIGNVIEIMPVSEKVIFRVEIAGGEITRITKIDSTSQTILGEEKEIFLFPAKHFITDKDKKERAMKAIRQELKERIKELEKAGKELDAERLRRRTNHDLALIKEVGYCNGIENYSRHLSGKAPGEPPDTLLSYFPRNVDGTPGFLTVIDESHVSIPQIGGMYEGDASRKRNLVEYGFRLPSALDNRPLKFPEFEKRVGQVIFTSATPGNYEREVSKKIVEQVIRPTGLVDPEVTVRPILEKGKYKGQIQDFMAEAQQEIKKGNRVIATTLTKRMAEDLSEYFKEKGVKAEYLHSDIKTIDRIKILTKFRKGEFDCIVGVNLLREGLDLPEVTLIGILDADKEGFLRSETALIQIIGRAARNVFGRVILYADNMTGSMARAIAETNRRRTVQVAYNEKHGITPKTIIKKIHDIADQLESAHDKAVKANLTLDVQVFAGQPEKLKKLIRLKERQMNASVKILDFETAAILRDEIQALKDLSV encoded by the coding sequence ATGGCAAAATTCAAACTTAAATCTGAATACAAGCCTGCGGGCGACCAACCGCGGGCGATCGCCGAGCTCGTAGAGGGCTTGAGCGGCGGCCTTGCTCACCAGACGCTACTCGGAGTGACGGGTTCAGGAAAGACATTCACAGTGGCAAATGTGATAGAGGCGGTACAAAAACCGACGCTTGTGATCGCGCACAACAAAACGCTCGCTGCACAATTGGCGCAGGAGTACCGAGATTTTTTCCCTGACAACGCGGTGCACTACTTTGTTTCCTACTATGACTTCTATCAGCCGGAGGCATATTTGCCGGTGTCTGATACTTATATTGAGAAAGACGCGCAGATAAACGAAGAAATTGATCGACTGCGCCATGCGTCCACTCAAGCGCTTTTGACCCGCAAAGATGTGATTATTGTTGCATCCGTGTCATGTATCTATGGATTAGGTTCTCCCGAAGAATATGAAAAGGAAAATCTGAAACTTTCCATTGGAGACAAGATAAATCGCACCGAACTCCTTCACCGGCTTGTCAGTATCTTTTTTGAACGTACCATCGCCGACCTCTCACCGGGAGATTTTCGCGGCATAGGGAATGTGATAGAGATCATGCCAGTTTCCGAGAAAGTCATTTTCCGTGTTGAGATAGCGGGCGGAGAGATAACGCGTATTACAAAGATTGATTCCACTTCACAGACCATTTTAGGTGAAGAAAAGGAAATATTTTTGTTTCCCGCGAAGCACTTCATTACCGACAAAGACAAAAAAGAACGCGCCATGAAGGCGATCAGACAGGAACTCAAGGAACGCATTAAAGAGCTTGAAAAAGCAGGAAAGGAACTTGATGCCGAACGGTTGCGTCGGCGAACCAACCATGATTTGGCGCTTATCAAAGAGGTGGGGTATTGTAACGGGATTGAGAACTATTCACGCCACCTTTCCGGAAAGGCACCCGGTGAACCGCCGGACACGCTTTTATCGTATTTCCCGCGCAACGTTGATGGTACACCAGGTTTTTTAACGGTCATTGATGAATCGCACGTGAGCATTCCGCAGATCGGCGGAATGTATGAAGGAGACGCGTCGCGCAAGCGAAACCTTGTTGAATATGGTTTTCGGCTTCCTTCGGCGCTTGATAATCGTCCACTGAAATTTCCTGAATTTGAAAAGCGGGTTGGGCAGGTTATTTTTACATCCGCAACGCCCGGAAATTATGAACGGGAAGTAAGCAAAAAAATCGTGGAACAAGTGATCCGTCCGACGGGTCTTGTGGACCCGGAGGTTACGGTGCGTCCGATCCTTGAGAAAGGAAAGTACAAAGGGCAGATTCAAGATTTCATGGCGGAAGCACAACAAGAGATCAAAAAAGGGAATCGGGTTATCGCCACCACGCTTACCAAGCGTATGGCGGAGGATCTTTCCGAATATTTTAAGGAAAAGGGGGTGAAAGCGGAATACCTGCATAGCGATATCAAGACGATTGATCGTATCAAAATTCTAACTAAGTTCCGTAAGGGAGAATTTGATTGCATTGTCGGGGTGAATCTCCTGCGCGAAGGGCTTGATCTGCCCGAAGTGACTTTGATCGGCATTCTTGATGCGGACAAGGAGGGATTCCTGCGAAGTGAAACGGCGCTCATTCAGATCATCGGTCGCGCTGCGCGCAATGTATTCGGCCGTGTTATTCTTTATGCAGACAACATGACCGGCTCAATGGCGCGCGCTATCGCTGAGACAAACAGGCGCCGCACAGTTCAGGTGGCATACAATGAAAAGCATGGCATTACCCCAAAAACAATCATCAAAAAGATCCATGACATTGCCGATCAGCTGGAGTCCGCGCACGACAAAGCGGTGAAAGCGAACCTCACGCTTGATGTTCAAGTTTTTGCGGGCCAGCCCGAGAAACTCAAAAAACTTATTCGACTAAAAGAACGCCAAATGAACGCCTCGGTCAAAATACTTGATTTTGAAACTGCCGCCATATTGCGCGACGAGATACAAGCGCTCAAAGATCTCTCCGTGTGA
- the tgt gene encoding tRNA guanosine(34) transglycosylase Tgt, with the protein MSPLTFTIEKKLENGLGRAGVLETPHGKIETPAFVVVGTKATTKALSPEHVRDLGAEVVLANTYHLYLQPGERVLKEAGGLHRFMNWQGPTMTDSGGFQAFSLGAAFGTSISKIAKGGKEEESEDGDKGSQEVPILAKITEDGVTFKSPFSGSEHHFTPERSIEIQHNIGADMIFAFDECTSPHASHEYQKEAMERTHRWAQRSLDAHKKNTEGSRKQGLFGIVQGGRFEDLRKESARVISEMDFDGFGIGGSFDKEDMYTVVGWVNAILPEEKPRHLLGIGEPADLFGGVENGCDLFDCVAPTRMARNGTLHTSLGRINLFNAKFVNDHTPIEEGCGCYACTHYTRAYVAHLFRAKEMFAATLASIHNLYFIVHLVKKIRQSILDERFEEYKTEFLKEYYGKIQT; encoded by the coding sequence ATGTCTCCGCTTACGTTTACCATTGAAAAAAAATTAGAAAACGGCCTGGGGCGGGCCGGGGTCTTAGAGACGCCTCATGGGAAGATAGAGACGCCCGCGTTTGTTGTGGTTGGCACGAAAGCGACAACAAAAGCGCTTTCTCCTGAACACGTGCGCGATCTTGGCGCCGAGGTGGTGCTTGCCAATACCTACCATTTGTATTTACAGCCGGGAGAGCGGGTACTGAAAGAAGCGGGAGGTTTGCATCGGTTCATGAACTGGCAGGGACCCACCATGACCGATTCCGGTGGTTTTCAGGCATTCTCGCTTGGAGCCGCATTCGGTACGAGTATTTCAAAAATAGCAAAGGGGGGCAAGGAGGAGGAGAGCGAGGATGGCGACAAAGGTTCGCAGGAAGTTCCCATTCTGGCAAAGATCACCGAAGACGGCGTGACTTTCAAATCACCGTTCAGCGGGAGTGAACACCATTTTACGCCGGAACGTTCCATTGAGATTCAGCACAATATTGGAGCTGATATGATATTCGCGTTTGACGAGTGTACATCCCCGCACGCTTCGCATGAATATCAGAAAGAAGCCATGGAGCGCACGCATCGATGGGCACAGCGCAGTTTAGATGCGCATAAGAAAAATACTGAAGGGAGCAGGAAGCAGGGACTTTTTGGTATTGTGCAAGGCGGACGATTTGAAGATCTCCGCAAGGAGTCGGCGCGAGTGATTAGTGAAATGGATTTTGACGGGTTTGGCATCGGGGGTTCGTTTGACAAAGAAGACATGTATACAGTCGTGGGGTGGGTGAACGCGATTCTGCCGGAAGAAAAACCGCGGCATCTCTTGGGTATCGGCGAGCCGGCGGATCTTTTTGGCGGTGTAGAGAACGGTTGCGATCTTTTTGACTGCGTGGCGCCGACTCGAATGGCGCGCAACGGCACACTGCACACCTCTCTCGGCAGGATAAATTTATTCAACGCGAAATTCGTGAATGATCATACGCCCATTGAAGAGGGGTGCGGGTGCTATGCGTGTACTCACTACACGCGCGCGTATGTGGCGCATCTTTTTCGCGCGAAAGAGATGTTTGCCGCAACACTCGCTTCCATTCACAACCTTTACTTCATCGTTCATTTGGTCAAAAAGATTCGGCAGTCCATTTTGGATGAACGATTTGAAGAATATAAAACAGAATTTCTTAAAGAGTATTATGGCAAAATTCAAACTTAA
- a CDS encoding ROK family protein produces the protein MYILFDIGGTKMRLALSRDGKSFGDPAIVDTPQKFEDGIALFQEIALALAGGELILSMAGGIAGVFDKEKGMLVNSPNLPDWVGKPLREELEKRCDASVFIENDSAIVGLGEALAQTGERYDIVAYITVGTGVGGSRIVGGKIDEAAIGFEPGHQIIDPDNTLCPECEGNDLESYVSGVAVGKRYGMKPYEITEKALWEETLPKFLAYGLNDTIVHWSPDVVVLGGSMIVGDPAISVEATERYLKELMHIFPTIPVIKKATLGAVGGLHGALAYLKQNIV, from the coding sequence ATGTATATTTTATTTGATATCGGAGGCACTAAAATGCGCTTGGCCCTATCGCGGGACGGAAAATCATTTGGTGATCCTGCCATCGTGGATACGCCTCAAAAATTTGAAGATGGTATCGCGCTCTTTCAAGAGATCGCCTTGGCGCTTGCGGGCGGGGAGCTTATTCTTTCAATGGCTGGCGGCATTGCCGGAGTGTTTGATAAAGAAAAGGGCATGTTGGTCAATTCACCCAATTTGCCCGATTGGGTGGGAAAACCTTTGCGGGAGGAGTTGGAAAAAAGGTGCGATGCTTCCGTGTTTATTGAGAATGATTCCGCTATCGTTGGCTTGGGCGAGGCGCTCGCCCAGACCGGCGAGCGGTATGACATCGTGGCGTACATCACCGTGGGCACCGGCGTGGGCGGCTCGCGCATCGTCGGAGGGAAAATTGACGAAGCGGCAATCGGCTTTGAACCCGGCCATCAGATCATTGATCCGGACAATACGCTGTGTCCCGAATGCGAAGGGAATGACCTTGAAAGCTACGTGTCGGGGGTAGCCGTGGGAAAACGCTACGGCATGAAGCCATACGAGATTACGGAGAAGGCGCTCTGGGAAGAGACCTTGCCGAAATTTCTTGCGTACGGTCTCAACGACACGATTGTTCATTGGTCGCCTGATGTCGTGGTGCTGGGCGGTTCCATGATCGTGGGGGACCCGGCCATTTCAGTTGAAGCAACCGAGCGGTATCTTAAAGAGCTCATGCATATTTTCCCAACCATTCCCGTTATCAAGAAAGCGACTCTCGGTGCCGTTGGCGGTCTTCATGGCGCGCTCGCATATCTTAAACAAAACATTGTATAA